Proteins from one Camelina sativa cultivar DH55 chromosome 8, Cs, whole genome shotgun sequence genomic window:
- the LOC104706776 gene encoding DNA-binding protein BIN4-like isoform X1 → MSSSSREGSPDWLRSYEAPKITSLSLSSSLSKSSPDDSPYRESEVVSSLLVPNDCDDTVILEKESVESSSSRKKSKTKVVTKQVSIEQVFSRKKKADDSLNVEGKQNGNKVEGENFSSKHKDAQQGENDSVWLLSSDSEPSSSSPIKQEVAVPTDKDEDFVHEAKEGEPVPKKAPKEKSPKTKPKSSRKTPKIENSAQEEILKSEDKDTDIDAIIPEEVTTDKNIKPSGSSSRLPLVLSEKVNRTKVLVECEGDSIDLSGDMGAVGRVVVSDTTGDMYMDLKGTIYKSTIIPSRTFCVVNVGQTEAKIEAIMNDFIQLTPQSNVYEAETMVEGTLEGFSFESDDENNKNTQNASKPADQSGGAEEETNTKAKTKAKAKGETVLGKKRGRPSKEKQTPAKKAKTSAPMKTKTKK, encoded by the exons ATGAGCAGCAGCTCCAGAGAGGGATCTCCCGATTGGCTTCGCTCATACGAG GCACCTAAAATTACATCATtgtcattatcatcatcattgtctAAATCATCTCCAGATGATAGTCCTTATAGGGAATCTGAAGTCGTTTCGTCTCTTCTTGTGCCTAATGACTGTGATGACACCGTGATTCTTGAGAAAGAATCCGTGGAGTCTTCTTCGTCTAGGAAGAAATCCAAAACGAAAGTTGTGACGAAGCAAGTGAGTATCGAGCAAGTGTTTTCTAGGAAAAAGAAAGCAGATGATAGTCTCAACGTTGAAG GGAAGCAGAATGGAAACAAAGTTGAAGGTGAAAATTTCTCTAGCAAGCATAAGGATGCTCAA CAGGGAGAAAATGATTCTGTGTGGCTTCTCTCATCTGATTCTGAACCATCCTCCAGTAGTCCTATAAAGCAGGAAGTGGCGGTGCCAACTGACAAGGACGAGGATTTTGTTCATGAAGCTAAAGAGGGAGAACCTGTACCTAAGAAAGCTCCAAAGGaaaaatctccaaaaacaaAGCCAAAAAGTAGTCGCAAGACACCCAAGATTGAAAATAGTGCACAAGAAGAAATTCTGAAAAGTGAAG ATAAAGATACCGATATAGATGCCATAATACCCGAGGAAGTAACAACGGATAAGAATATCAAGCCTTCT GGTTCAAGTTCAAGATTACCTTTGGTACTCTCTGAGAAGGTGAATCGTACAAag GTACTCGTTGAATGTGAAGGTGACTCGATAGATTTGAGTGGAGACATGGGGGCTGTTGGACGCGTGGTTGTTTCAGACACAACCGGGGACATGTACATGGACTTAAAAG GAACCATATATAAATCAACAATCATTCCATCCAGAACATTTTGTGTA GTTAACGTAGGTCAGACAGAGGCAAAG ATTGAAGCTATTATGAATGACTTTATACAGCTGACACCACAATCTAATGTGTACGAGGCAGAAACAATGGTGGAAG GCACACTGGAGGGATTTTCATTCGAATCAGATGATGAGAATAACAAAAACACCCAGAATGCTTCAAAGCCCGCTGATCAAAGTGGAGGAGCAGAGGAAGAAACCAACACAAAAGCTAAAACCAAAGCCAAAGCAAAAGGCGAAACT GTTTTAggaaaaaagagaggaagacCATCTAAAGAGAAGCAGACACCAGcaaaaaaggctaaaacttCTGCTCCTATGAAGACTAAAACTAAGAAATGA
- the LOC104706776 gene encoding DNA-binding protein BIN4-like isoform X2: MSSSSREGSPDWLRSYEAPKITSLSLSSSLSKSSPDDSPYRESEVVSSLLVPNDCDDTVILEKESVESSSSRKKSKTKVVTKQVSIEQVFSRKKKADDSLNVEGKQNGNKVEGENFSSKHKDAQGENDSVWLLSSDSEPSSSSPIKQEVAVPTDKDEDFVHEAKEGEPVPKKAPKEKSPKTKPKSSRKTPKIENSAQEEILKSEDKDTDIDAIIPEEVTTDKNIKPSGSSSRLPLVLSEKVNRTKVLVECEGDSIDLSGDMGAVGRVVVSDTTGDMYMDLKGTIYKSTIIPSRTFCVVNVGQTEAKIEAIMNDFIQLTPQSNVYEAETMVEGTLEGFSFESDDENNKNTQNASKPADQSGGAEEETNTKAKTKAKAKGETVLGKKRGRPSKEKQTPAKKAKTSAPMKTKTKK; this comes from the exons ATGAGCAGCAGCTCCAGAGAGGGATCTCCCGATTGGCTTCGCTCATACGAG GCACCTAAAATTACATCATtgtcattatcatcatcattgtctAAATCATCTCCAGATGATAGTCCTTATAGGGAATCTGAAGTCGTTTCGTCTCTTCTTGTGCCTAATGACTGTGATGACACCGTGATTCTTGAGAAAGAATCCGTGGAGTCTTCTTCGTCTAGGAAGAAATCCAAAACGAAAGTTGTGACGAAGCAAGTGAGTATCGAGCAAGTGTTTTCTAGGAAAAAGAAAGCAGATGATAGTCTCAACGTTGAAG GGAAGCAGAATGGAAACAAAGTTGAAGGTGAAAATTTCTCTAGCAAGCATAAGGATGCTCAA GGAGAAAATGATTCTGTGTGGCTTCTCTCATCTGATTCTGAACCATCCTCCAGTAGTCCTATAAAGCAGGAAGTGGCGGTGCCAACTGACAAGGACGAGGATTTTGTTCATGAAGCTAAAGAGGGAGAACCTGTACCTAAGAAAGCTCCAAAGGaaaaatctccaaaaacaaAGCCAAAAAGTAGTCGCAAGACACCCAAGATTGAAAATAGTGCACAAGAAGAAATTCTGAAAAGTGAAG ATAAAGATACCGATATAGATGCCATAATACCCGAGGAAGTAACAACGGATAAGAATATCAAGCCTTCT GGTTCAAGTTCAAGATTACCTTTGGTACTCTCTGAGAAGGTGAATCGTACAAag GTACTCGTTGAATGTGAAGGTGACTCGATAGATTTGAGTGGAGACATGGGGGCTGTTGGACGCGTGGTTGTTTCAGACACAACCGGGGACATGTACATGGACTTAAAAG GAACCATATATAAATCAACAATCATTCCATCCAGAACATTTTGTGTA GTTAACGTAGGTCAGACAGAGGCAAAG ATTGAAGCTATTATGAATGACTTTATACAGCTGACACCACAATCTAATGTGTACGAGGCAGAAACAATGGTGGAAG GCACACTGGAGGGATTTTCATTCGAATCAGATGATGAGAATAACAAAAACACCCAGAATGCTTCAAAGCCCGCTGATCAAAGTGGAGGAGCAGAGGAAGAAACCAACACAAAAGCTAAAACCAAAGCCAAAGCAAAAGGCGAAACT GTTTTAggaaaaaagagaggaagacCATCTAAAGAGAAGCAGACACCAGcaaaaaaggctaaaacttCTGCTCCTATGAAGACTAAAACTAAGAAATGA